A stretch of DNA from Telopea speciosissima isolate NSW1024214 ecotype Mountain lineage chromosome 5, Tspe_v1, whole genome shotgun sequence:
ATCAGACATCTTAGATGTGCAAGGAATCAAGCAGAGGATGAACTGGACGAAATTTTAATTCGTCGCTCAGAGAAATTGGGTCAACCAACTCAAAGTGCTTACAATCAGGTATTCAGTTCTTTCTCCTCATTTGAAAGCATTACTCTAGAGATCTTAGGTATCAGGAATAACAGCTCCATTTCCCATGCCTCCAATATAGAAAATTGTCCAGTTTCCTGGCTAAAATATAGACAACTCCCTGCACCTCTGaaaaaatgttttgagttgTTCTCAATATTTCCGAGGAATTATAAATTTGAGAAAGAAAACTTAATCCAAGTATGGATGGCCGAAGATTTCATTCGGGatgatggaagaaaaagaaaattagaagaTATAGGGAGTTGTTATTTTGATATGCTGGTAGCAGAATCCTTCTTTTTAAATCCTACAGAAGATTTTTATCAAATAGATGGTGACCTCCATGAGTTTGCTGAATCTGTTTCTTGTGGAGAATGTCTGATAATAAATGAAGGTGAGGCCATAGCAGATTTCCTGTACCGGTTAACGGATTCTCTCCGCCATTTTTCATTACATTGTGAAAATTATTTGCCGGAAACAGCTAATCTTCTTGCTGGATGTAAAGGATTGCGAACATTCCTTCTGCACCTTAGAGATAAAGGAAGGAATCCTAATGTTAAAATTCCTGATAATAAACTTACTAGTTTCGAATGCTTACACGTGTTGGATATAAGTTGTCCTTCTATCATTGAAGTTCCAGCTTCTATTGGTGGTTTGAAGCACCTCCGATACCTTAACCTCTCCAAGTCCAGAATTGAAAAGTTGCCCAAGACAATCTGTGATCTTCACAGTTTGCATATATTGATGCTCCATGGTTGTAAAAACCTCAAGAACTTACCCTGTTTGGGGGATCTTCGTAgcttgaaaaagcttttgttagACAAAAATCACCTTTTAGACTCCTTTCCACCAGGAATTGGGCGATTAACCATGCTTGAGACATTTTCTTGCCCATTTGTTGTGGgcaaagaagagggagaaaataTTGGAGTGTTGAAGAACTTGAATAACCTTCGAGGATCACTATGCATCTCTAACCTCGAAAACATCTTGAATTCGGAAGAGGCTAAAGAAGCTGCACTCAATAATAAACAGTTTCTTCGGCAATTGAAGTTGAAGTGGAGAGAAGAACCCACGGGACAGTGTAGGTTTGAACATGAACAAGTTCTTCAAGCCCTCCAACCAAATAATAATCTGGAAACCTTGAAAATATTAGGTTATGGTGGTGTTAGCTTCCCACATGAGATGGCCAAAGACTGTTTTGGAAAACTTAAGAAAGTTTCCTTGAGAAATTGCAAAAGTTGCCCATATCTTCCTGCCCTGTGGCGTCTCCCAATGCTTGAGACCCTTTGTATAAGGGGAATGAATCAAATGGTGAAGTTGAACAATGACTCTTTTCTTGGAAGTGGAAGTGGAAATAGGCTTTCATCACTTGAGATACTTAAAGTTGAAGAAATGCCTTATTTGAAAAGTTGTGACTTGCGCCCTTTTCCCAAGCTTAATCAACTTACATTCAAGGACTGTCCCATGCTAGAGGAAATTATAGAGCTTCCAATGCTCATGAACTGCTCTCTAAATATTAAAGACTGTCCACTACTAATTGGATGGATGGATCAACAGCAAGGTTGGCAGAAAGAAGTGCAAGATGATGGAAGCTTGATCTACCAAAAGGAAGAGCAAGAAGATGAATACTTGGTCTAGACACGCAGTTGAGCTGGTATGGAATCttaatatcttttatttttctatctGGAAAAATTTGCTATATTCACTTGTAGAGTAGTGTAATCTTGTGAGCTCATCAGATATCTATATACACTAGCCTTTAGTCTGTCTCATTATATCAATGCAGGTTATAGTTGTAAATGTATAAAGTGAAAGCTAGTGATCAGAGTCATATAAGCCAAACTTCAGGTTTTGAAAGTTAAATAATCACAGAAAAATCTTGAGATTAATCTAATCCTCAGGTCAGGAACAGTCATTGCAATAAAAATAAGCCAACCTGATGATTCATggggaaaatatttttctgtggTTAGTACTGTCCAAATTATATTAATGTATCATTACATATCCTAATTAAGGTACTTTATGATTTTGTTCAGGTCTCATTACTTTCATAGAATTTGGTGGCATGAAGGTGCGTAATTGAATCAAGTGAATGTTGTATATTGGAGATTCAAACTTCTGAATCTTGTAAGAATCAATGAGTTTGCAAAATATCTTTGTTTATGCCCTCTTTTTCAGTTTCGGATTACTTTTGCCCATATAatgtaattttcatttcaaGTATTGCTGTTTTTTGAAGCCTCTTAAGGATATAAATTTGGTGTGATGGGGATTCCTAAGCATTCGGCCATTGGAGGTGTCATTGAATTCTTGGTGATAGTGCTTGGATGTCCACAATTATGTGTTAGAAATGTATTGCACATGTTTATTGAAAAGGTTATGAAAAGATTAATTTGGAAGTGTATTCAACTATGTTGTAAGATTAATTTGCACACTTTCGCtgaaaagggaaatttttttgatttccattctccattttttttggatCATCATGCTAAGCTATTGAATGTTGCTTAGGAATATAGGTGGCTTATTTGGGAAGTAATGTACCCCACAAATTTGGAAAGTAATAATCTCTCACAGATTCAGTACTCGAGGAGGTGGgagcccttttttttaattgttcatgaataattgaaggaaagaaaacaaagaaaatacatttttgCATTAAAAGATGAATTAGAGAATAAAAGGGCTATGAACTCCTCTAATTTCTACCTATGTTTGGTTCAGAATCGTGTTTGCCAGGCTAAACATTTGCTTGAGATTGAAATTGGACATAGGATCTTGGATTAGGCTCTAGGCTGTTTTGGGATCTATAGCTTTTATTAAGGCCAACTATGGAATCCTAAAATTTTGGCTGGATTCAATGCCAAAGGTATTAAAGAGTGTGTTTCCATATGTGTGCAAAATATACAGGAAAAAACACATATTTTCACATTAAAACATGAATTAGAAAATGTTATGTGTGTCTCAAATTCTTGTATCTATTTCAATGTTGGCAAAGGGATTTTTTGTGAggtctgtgatggtagcggagggctTGGGCCGAAGCCCCCAGGGTATGTACGACTCAACCCGATGGATTGACCCgacttggaggagtatttatatgttttgtcatcttgttgtgtaagcaagaGAAATAAGtgagagttggggatactttgagttagggtttttctgGGGAGAGTTCTTGTCATGACttttggtgttcttgagagatctccactgTACTTGTCTTTCATTatatagtgaatcatcttcagcttcgaCTGTGGATGCagcacatcatattggtgtgtgaaccacattaaatttCAGTATCATCtttgctctgttttgttttctttgtgtttctCAATGTTTGCgttaacagaaaataaaaaggggaggGTGGAATTTTAGGCTGTGTTGGGTATGCAttctattgcgtcaagaaatcgcttgGTGGTCCATTCGAGTGCCGCAATCTGCAAAAGGACCTGGGTGACGaaggagaactggtgtggttccggcctaggactctcctatgtctaagttagatctctttgagcaaacagatgaatagttagaattcaagatgggttaatggggtagagtacattggcatttatagtggagtgtggcggtgtggagagtctcaGTTGGTAacgagtagtcctcgtagtagATAGGCGTTCCTAGTTGGTAGGATTCATCACTTGGTTGGTTGCTCCCCCATGGGAGAtagagtcccagtagggaaGATGTTCTCGGTAGATAGACATGCTTGCGCCCTTGTATATAtttggataagatccttggtGCATGAGGCCGTCTTGTAGGTGGTACCTTCAACGGGTGAGGTGATGTATATCTCGTCAATGATGCTAATAGCTTGCGTGTAGCACTTGGTCTTGGACCTTAGACGTCCTTGTTGGTTCTTTGCCTTCTTGGCCAATCAAGTGAGACATAAAGTGGCCGGGCTCGGGATGGTCTTCCCTCTTGTGCCGGGACACATGGTGGCTCACGACTGGCTGGTATAATTTTGGTTTATCACAATCTCATTTTGAGAATGCACATTCCCATTCTCAAATTgtagaatgcatttttttattaaGAATGAGAACACTGTTTGGACAAATGTTGGCTAAATtgcatttttaatttaaaatgcATTTCAGTATTTCAATTTAGGCTGGAGTCTGGGAAAGTGATTGTGATATCCTTCTTCATCTAACTATCCTGCAGAGATTAAATTTAGACGGACATCTGACACATACTTCATGTCCTTGAGAAACAATTTGCAACCGACATTTATCTTTACGCTTATGTCTCCCACAATTTTTTAGGCGTTCTTGTTCCCATTTTTACGACACCAAAATCACCTGTCCTAAGAGAAGTAAAGAATTCTTTGTCATGAGTAACATGGTAAGATGCACTTGAATCAATGGCCTAGTCTGACCCATGACATGCGAGGGCGAGACAATATTTTTCACAACTTGAGACAATGATGATGTCTCTTTCTGAGATAACGACAatggtttcctttttttctttcttctcatcttgGTTCTCTTTCTCTGCTTTGAGCTTTCTGCAGTCCTCTTTCATATGTCATACCTTTTCACAGTAGTAGTATGTGATCCTTCTTCTTGATTTGGATCTCCCTACAACTTCTCACAATCTTGAGGTTGTTTGGTTCTACTTCTCCCGTGGTTCTCTGCAACAAGTACCTCATGATGAGACTATCCCAAGGATTTTCTCTTTGTCTCTTCATTCAGCAAACTCCCTATTACTTAGtgtaagtaccatggtcctCGCAGTGACGAGGGTTCCCCAGCCTTAGTGGATACATGCATATTAATGCTGGGTAATATTGTCAATGTTCAAGAATGATAtcaggggattgggatcatgcataacatactaaaataatgtgaagtcgccacctagggttagggcctaggacccattaggtGTAGCCCTCTCCGTTGTGAAtagaatcgggctacgtgacacCATATGGTTTGACCAAAGGTCCAGGTAAGGGGTCaagttacgagtgtgggaaggtgttaggcactcaCCTCGCCCGCCCGAAACCGGTCTCTATGTGATAGATGCTACATAGTGACgagtattctctctcttttattacggggatagggggtattatgaactacattaaGATGCTATGAACTGAATTATAAcctaataaactacattatgtATATAAGAAATATATACTAAAACGATGGAATACGAAAAGACTACATTGAAATGATAGGAATGCGGTAATTATACCTGTGCAAATATATTCCCTTGGCTCACGGGAGAcggacgaatggactgacgccgattctttttgggcagagtaacggctcctTTAGGTAGTTTGGTTGGATAGAAGAATATCTGTAATAGGAGGGTTTCGATTGTCACCTGTACACTGACGGGGTAACAATACTTAAGAGCAGAACCGCTCTAAGCTCGgacggataatcgaaggatctatccacgcCGAAGAACCTTCGCTCACTCACACACTTTGtaggagaaagaaaggaaaaaggggTAAAAAGGGAGAGATGGGAGGTGGAAAACTCATATGGAGGGTCTCTAGCCTAAAAATTGTGTGTcaaatgggggagggggaccctcctatttatagggaggggggaCCCTCTCCCTTGGGCCGAATAAGTCCTTCACGGCGCCGTGTAGATGTCTACGGCAttgtgggggacttttccacggcgccgtggttgacgtcagcaggctgatgtcacacccccttatggcaccgtggaaaaagtacataggtgggtcccacggTGACGTGGAaaagtccacggcgccgtggaagcGCAGTGccctttttcctttatttttgggcctgaaatgggccattttgggtTCAGAATGGTTCTTGGGCTCATGGGTCAGATATTttgggtctagaaagagggaaagTGCGTCGTCCATtgtccatgtcccattgtcatcatcgccaaagggggtgacaaaatctagtgtctacagtttgcccctctttggtaGAGGCTTGTGCCAACTGCCGAAGGGCAAAgtcaaaagaccaactaattttatcaccaagagcatgtactgctgacgctttgctcaaaggcgacagagttgctaaaaacagatGGTTTAATcacaatgaaatctttcgataaaccTCGGAAGAAAATCTCAGAAAGAACCAAATCCTTATTATGTGAGCGCCGCTCGATCAAGTTTTGatggtgataaggcaccgctcgaccaaaaatcaagtttaagggtgataaggcaccgctcgaccgaaaaTCAAGTATCGAGGGTGACAaagcaccgctcgaccgaaaatcaagtttcgagggatttcactggggataaagttttgagggtgatgaggcaccgctcgatcgaagatcaggttttgagggtgataaggcaccgctcgaccgaggatcaggttttgagggtgataaggcaccgctcgaccgaggatttggtttgagggtgataaggcaccgtaCGACCGAAGATCAAGTTTTGGCAACTCCATTGGGGATCATATTAGGCGTACCTCCCATGGGGGGAATGAAAATCCTATTAGATGCACTTCCCTGGGGATATGGATGAATGATTGTCCCATAGTGgaattatgggataaaaatgtTGACTTATACGAGAGTACAAGGGAAAGTTAGATAACGGATCAATCTTGTAAAGAAGATCACTGTGGATGTGGAACTGTACGTGACGTGACTCTGGAAAGATCAAATGCTCATGAGTTGCAGAAGTGCTTGAGACCTCGGCCAAACCGTACGTGGGGCCCCATGATTCGGGTTGCATGTGGCCTTAACAGTAATCAGATAATCTATTCGCACATGAGTGCAGAAATGATTGAAGAGTTGGTCGAATCGCACGAGGATTTGATAGAACTGAATGATCAGAGACCAAACCTATTCTGCAGTGATTGGATGAATAGGTTACAACCGAAATAAGAATTCGAATGGTACATGATCAGGAAATACAATCCTACGAGTGCGTAGCCATGATGCAaatggaaaagcaatccaaAATGTATACCATTAGAGGCCAAGTGGTCCATAGGTACCAAATAGGATGGTACATGAGTGGAAAATGCAATCTGATGTGCATGGGCTTGTGCTGGCGGGTACAATTTAAAAATTCgtcatttcttattattttttattatatatatatatatattattattattattattttattttttttggtccacAGCGTAGTGTGGGAGTCTGCACGACACCGTGTATGGGCGGCACCGTTCTGGCACAGTGCCGTGTGCACGGCATCGTGTCAGATTCCACGGCTCCGTGGGGAGTCTCCCACGGTGCAGTGGGCTGCTGACCCACGGGGCCATGGagatctccacggcgccgtggacgcgATGGCgttttttataaatagagggttctCCCCTCATTTCTCCATTCTCATTTTCTACTGCGAAGCTTtgccatttttgtttttgacttcTTTTTTCGTCCTTATTTACACCATGTCTTTCCGCAGGCATGCCCGCCAGCCCTCGAAGGGCCCACTTCTCAGCACCACCGGTAGGGATGCTCGTGCGGCTTGGTATCCTTCGGGGGTCACATTGGTCGACACTGCCTGCCACGGCTGCTGCTCCATCTAGGGCCAGGTCAGTCATCCTACCTTTGCTccagtttatttattattattatttatttatttattttgttgcGTAAACACCTTTAGACATGACTTAGGGTCGGCCAATTGAGGTGAGACCATTAGGTATCTCCCTAAGCGTCTCTTGACGCGTAAATTGaggcaatgcctctagataccaccttaggcacttAGTGACACGGAAATCTAGGCGAGGCccttagacactaccctaagtgtcttttggcatgtaaatcgaggcgatgcccctagataccaccttagacACCTGGTGACccgcaaatcaaggcgaggccattagacactaccctaagtgtcttttgacacgcAAATCAAGGCAATGCCCCTAGATATCACCTTAGGTacctagtgacacgtaaatcaaggcgaggccattaaacactaccctaagtgtcttttggcatgcaaaccaaggcaatgcccctagataccaccttaggcacctagtgacacgtaaatcaaggcgagacgattagacactaccctaagtgtcttttggcacgtaaaccaaggtgatgcccctagataccaccttaggcacctagtgacatgcaaattaaggcgagaccatcagacactaccctaactctcttggcatgcaaatcgaggcaatccccctagataccaccttaggcacccagtgatacgctaatcaaggcgaggccattagacactaccctaagtgtctcttggcacacaaattgaggcaatgcccctagataccaccttaggcacccaatgacacgtaaatcaaggcaaagccattagacactaccctaagtatcttttggcacgcaaaccaaggcgatgcccctagataccaccttaggtatctagtgacacgcaaatcaaggtgaggccatcagacactaccctaagtgtctcttagcatgcaaatcgaggcaatcCCCCTAGATatcaccttaggcacccagtgataCGCTAATCAatgcgaggccattagacactaccctaagtgtctcttggaatgcaaatcgaggcaatgcccctagataccaccttaggcatcTAATGACACGTAAATCAGGGTAaagccattagacactaccctaagtgtctttaggcacgcaaatcaaggcgatgtcattagacactaccctgaGTGTCTTTTGGTATGCAAACCAAGgggatgcccctagataccaccttaggcacctagtggcacgcaaatcaaggtgagatcatcaaacactaccctaagtgtatcttggcacataaatcgaggtaatccccctagataccaccttaggcacctagtgatacgctaatcaaggcgaggccattagacactaccctaagtgtcacTTGGCATGCAGATTGAggcaatgcccctagataccacttTAGACAcccagtgacacgtaaatcaaggcgaAGTCAttagacactatcctaagtgtctttaGGTACGTAAATCAAGGTGAGgtcattagacactaccctgagtgtcttttggcacgtaaatcaaggtgatgcccctagataccaccttaggcacctagtgacatgtaaatcaaggcgaggccatcagacactaccctaagtgtcttttggcatgcaaatcgaggcgatgcccttagataccaccttaggcacctgaTGACACGCAAATTAAGgcaaggccattagacactaccctaagtatcttttggcatgcaaaccaaggcgatgcccctagaaaccaccttaggcacctagtgacacgcaaatattttctt
This window harbors:
- the LOC122663331 gene encoding putative disease resistance protein At3g14460, which encodes MAEDFIRDDGRKRKLEDIGSCYFDMLVAESFFLNPTEDFYQIDGDLHEFAESVSCGECLIINEGEAIADFLYRLTDSLRHFSLHCENYLPETANLLAGCKGLRTFLLHLRDKGRNPNVKIPDNKLTSFECLHVLDISCPSIIEVPASIGGLKHLRYLNLSKSRIEKLPKTICDLHSLHILMLHGCKNLKNLPCLGDLRSLKKLLLDKNHLLDSFPPGIGRLTMLETFSCPFVVGKEEGENIGVLKNLNNLRGSLCISNLENILNSEEAKEAALNNKQFLRQLKLKWREEPTGQCRFEHEQVLQALQPNNNLETLKILGYGGVSFPHEMAKDCFGKLKKVSLRNCKSCPYLPALWRLPMLETLCIRGMNQMVKLNNDSFLGSGSGNRLSSLEILKVEEMPYLKSCDLRPFPKLNQLTFKDCPMLEEIIELPMLMNCSLNIKDCPLLIGWMDQQQGWQKEVQDDGSLIYQKEEQEDEYLV